In a genomic window of Mycolicibacterium neoaurum VKM Ac-1815D:
- a CDS encoding pyrimidine reductase family protein, translated as MSDSAAGTDFTTLGPVDDAGAGLSELYAYPEKLDSCWVRANFITSLDGAATADGKSGVLGGDGDRALYRLLRELADVVLVGAGTVRVEGYSGAQLGAAERQARNARRQAEVPPIAMVTRSARLDHSLPVFTQTEVPPLILTTHESAEEARAEFAGLARVYDCSAPGDPGTVDLATTLDTLAGLGLPRVLTEGGPSLLGALISAGLLDELCLTIAPTLVGGSGKRITDGHDEAITRMRRRHTLTDDEGYLYTRYSRH; from the coding sequence ATGTCGGATAGCGCCGCTGGGACGGATTTCACAACGCTGGGCCCGGTCGATGACGCCGGCGCCGGGCTTTCCGAGCTGTACGCCTACCCCGAGAAGCTCGATTCCTGCTGGGTGCGGGCCAACTTCATCACCAGCCTCGACGGAGCGGCGACCGCCGACGGGAAATCCGGCGTCCTTGGCGGCGACGGGGACCGCGCGCTCTACCGGCTGCTGCGCGAGCTCGCCGATGTGGTGCTCGTCGGCGCGGGCACGGTGCGCGTCGAAGGCTATTCCGGTGCGCAGCTGGGCGCGGCCGAACGCCAGGCGCGGAACGCCCGCCGCCAGGCCGAGGTGCCGCCCATCGCCATGGTCACCCGCAGCGCACGGCTGGACCACAGCCTGCCGGTGTTCACCCAGACCGAGGTACCGCCACTGATCCTGACCACCCACGAGTCCGCCGAGGAGGCGCGCGCCGAGTTCGCCGGGCTGGCGCGGGTGTACGACTGCTCGGCCCCCGGTGACCCCGGGACCGTCGACCTGGCCACCACACTGGACACGCTGGCCGGGCTGGGCCTGCCGCGGGTGCTCACCGAGGGTGGCCCCAGCCTGCTCGGCGCGCTGATCTCCGCGGGATTGCTCGATGAACTGTGCCTGACGATCGCACCGACCCTGGTAGGCGGTTCGGGTAAGCGCATCACCGACGGCCATGACGAGGCGATCACCCGGATGCGCCGCCGACACACGCTGACCGACGACGAGGGTTATCTGTACACGCGCTACAGCCGCCACTGA
- the zapE gene encoding cell division protein ZapE — translation MQSGTGVDGLVDRHPKVTPEQLVARLVPPPTFADVSFDTYRPDPAEPSQAAAVERCREFCEQALQRRAGKKKLFGKREVLPGVGVYLDGGFGVGKTHLLASTYYALTNADVAPTAFATFGELTQLAGVFGFTECIELLSQYIVICIDEFELDDPGNTTLISRLLSALVERGVSIAATSNTLPEQLGEGRFAAQDFLREINTLAAIFTTVRVEGPDYRHRGLPPAPEPLSDDEVRARATGVDGATLDDFDALCAHLATMHPSRYHALIDGVREVFITGVHPITDQSVALRLVALTDRLYDAGVPILASGTKLDTIFSDEMVAGGFRKKYLRATSRLLALTAAAQSG, via the coding sequence ATGCAAAGCGGCACCGGGGTCGATGGTTTGGTGGATCGGCACCCCAAGGTGACGCCGGAACAGCTGGTCGCGCGCCTGGTGCCACCGCCGACCTTCGCCGATGTCAGCTTCGACACCTACCGTCCCGATCCCGCCGAGCCGTCGCAGGCCGCGGCGGTCGAGCGGTGCCGAGAGTTCTGCGAGCAGGCGCTGCAGCGGCGGGCCGGCAAGAAGAAGCTGTTCGGTAAGCGGGAGGTGCTGCCCGGGGTGGGGGTGTACCTCGACGGCGGGTTCGGTGTCGGCAAGACCCACCTGCTGGCCTCCACCTACTACGCCCTGACCAACGCCGACGTCGCGCCGACGGCATTCGCGACGTTCGGTGAGCTCACCCAGCTGGCCGGGGTGTTCGGTTTCACCGAGTGCATCGAGCTGCTGAGCCAGTACATCGTGATCTGCATCGACGAGTTCGAGCTCGACGACCCTGGTAACACCACGTTGATCTCGCGGCTGCTCTCGGCACTCGTCGAGCGCGGGGTGTCGATCGCCGCCACCTCGAATACGTTGCCCGAACAGCTGGGTGAGGGCCGGTTCGCCGCACAGGATTTCCTGCGTGAGATCAACACGCTGGCCGCGATCTTCACGACCGTGCGGGTCGAGGGTCCCGACTACCGGCACCGCGGTCTGCCGCCGGCGCCGGAGCCGCTGTCCGATGACGAGGTGCGTGCCCGCGCCACCGGCGTCGACGGCGCGACGCTCGACGATTTCGACGCGCTGTGTGCCCACTTGGCGACCATGCATCCCTCCCGCTATCACGCGTTGATCGACGGGGTCCGGGAGGTGTTCATCACCGGGGTGCACCCGATCACCGACCAGAGTGTGGCGTTGCGGCTGGTGGCGCTGACCGACCGGCTCTACGACGCCGGCGTCCCGATCCTGGCCTCGGGGACCAAGCTCGACACGATCTTCAGTGACGAGATGGTGGCAGGGGGTTTCCGCAAGAAGTATCTGCGGGCCACCTCGCGGTTGTTGGCACTCACGGCGGCGGCGCAGTCGGGCTGA
- a CDS encoding GNAT family N-acetyltransferase: MEHLAARLTPAVIRAATAADVDELAAVAAATFPLACPPESDPADVATFVATHLSPQAFRDYLRDPDRTVLIACDEQRILGYTMLIRGEPDDPDVQRTVALRPTVELSKMYTAPEAHGRGVAAALMSHALGHCTDLGAACVWLGVNQDNARAQRFYVKSGFEVAGTKTFQLGNNIENDYVMVRRLSPTAPPP; the protein is encoded by the coding sequence GTGGAACATCTGGCAGCCCGGCTCACCCCTGCCGTGATCCGGGCCGCCACGGCCGCGGATGTCGACGAGCTGGCCGCGGTCGCGGCCGCCACGTTCCCGCTGGCCTGCCCGCCCGAATCCGACCCGGCCGATGTGGCCACGTTCGTCGCGACCCACCTCTCACCACAGGCCTTCCGGGATTATCTGCGCGACCCGGACCGCACAGTGCTCATCGCGTGCGACGAACAACGGATCCTCGGCTACACCATGCTGATTCGCGGTGAGCCTGATGACCCCGACGTGCAACGCACCGTCGCGCTCCGGCCCACCGTCGAACTGTCCAAGATGTACACCGCACCCGAGGCCCACGGCCGCGGCGTCGCCGCCGCACTGATGTCACATGCCCTGGGACACTGCACCGACCTCGGCGCAGCATGCGTGTGGCTCGGGGTGAACCAGGACAACGCCCGAGCCCAACGCTTCTACGTGAAATCGGGATTCGAGGTCGCCGGGACCAAAACGTTCCAGCTGGGAAACAACATCGAGAACGACTACGTGATGGTGCGAAGGCTCAGCCCGACTGCGCCGCCGCCGTGA